The Christiangramia flava JLT2011 genome has a segment encoding these proteins:
- a CDS encoding type IV secretory system conjugative DNA transfer family protein, producing the protein MTIDLFHPLVILALWFFAAGGFFVVFQYSKYGFWFNLVVLLMLLWLISLRYPLEEQQFLVIICYGCPLLLINTAMFAFHEKQFYNLKDQKYRVVFRTTKGKFAIENVRRGVSIIGAAGSGKTESIVYPFLQHFSKYEFCGIIHDYKDFELTEIAYPLFKDGHLPFFIISFDKLIHRVNPIAPRYLPSQESVNEVSRVLLENLLELKEIGNSGTSRFFNDAAEGLIGGIIWRLRTDYPQYCTLPHLIALYQLLDTESLVAFLCGDHTSKAMASAFIQGKDSDRQTAGVRSTLANALKKITTEKIFYVLSGDEVPLDVNNPENPAVISVINNPKYDAAYSPVIATIMHTVIKQMSVRGQESSFILLEEAPTIRLLNMHRIPATLRSYDIATVYVMQDKIQNDLMYGDKASKAILSNLSYQFFGKANDPDTARYYERFFELVKQPTKSINRSHSLDFDTRVTTGEREVSKIRASRFFNLQTGEFVVFKDGKEAAYKFQLHRRSKNNLKISGKSEQYLKKYYDQIFEDINQLFSSDPD; encoded by the coding sequence ATGACCATAGATCTGTTTCATCCACTCGTTATCCTGGCACTCTGGTTTTTTGCAGCTGGAGGGTTTTTTGTCGTTTTTCAATATTCTAAATACGGGTTTTGGTTCAACCTGGTGGTGCTCCTTATGCTATTGTGGCTGATCAGCTTGAGATATCCGTTGGAGGAACAACAGTTCCTGGTGATCATATGCTATGGCTGTCCTTTACTGTTGATTAATACCGCGATGTTCGCATTTCATGAGAAACAATTTTATAATCTAAAGGATCAAAAATATCGAGTAGTATTCCGAACAACCAAAGGTAAATTTGCAATTGAAAATGTGAGGAGAGGTGTTTCTATAATCGGAGCAGCCGGAAGCGGAAAAACTGAAAGTATCGTGTATCCCTTTTTACAGCATTTCAGCAAATACGAATTCTGTGGGATCATTCATGATTATAAGGATTTTGAACTAACCGAAATAGCCTACCCGCTCTTTAAAGATGGTCATCTTCCATTCTTCATTATTTCTTTTGATAAGCTCATCCATAGAGTAAACCCCATTGCACCACGATACCTGCCCAGTCAGGAAAGTGTCAACGAGGTGTCCAGGGTTTTGCTGGAGAATCTACTGGAACTTAAAGAAATTGGAAATTCTGGGACATCCCGCTTTTTTAACGATGCCGCAGAAGGTCTGATAGGCGGAATAATCTGGCGATTACGTACGGACTATCCGCAATATTGTACCTTGCCGCATTTAATTGCGTTATACCAGCTACTGGATACGGAGAGTCTTGTGGCATTTCTTTGTGGGGATCATACATCTAAAGCCATGGCCAGTGCTTTCATACAGGGGAAGGATTCCGACCGGCAAACCGCAGGTGTGAGAAGTACGCTGGCCAATGCTCTCAAAAAAATTACTACTGAGAAGATTTTTTATGTGCTCTCTGGCGATGAGGTCCCCCTGGATGTGAACAATCCGGAAAACCCAGCGGTGATTTCCGTGATCAATAACCCAAAATATGATGCGGCTTACAGCCCGGTGATCGCTACGATTATGCATACGGTAATCAAACAAATGAGCGTGCGAGGACAGGAATCTTCCTTTATCCTGCTGGAAGAGGCACCGACCATTCGACTTTTAAATATGCATCGAATCCCTGCTACACTTCGGAGTTACGATATTGCTACGGTTTATGTGATGCAGGATAAGATCCAGAATGATCTGATGTATGGTGATAAGGCGAGTAAAGCTATTCTTAGTAACCTGTCCTACCAGTTTTTTGGCAAAGCCAATGATCCCGATACTGCAAGGTATTATGAACGCTTTTTTGAGTTGGTCAAACAACCAACCAAGAGCATCAATAGAAGTCATAGTCTGGATTTTGATACACGTGTGACCACCGGAGAACGAGAAGTTTCAAAAATCCGAGCCAGTCGTTTTTTTAATCTCCAGACTGGGGAATTCGTCGTGTTTAAGGATGGTAAAGAAGCGGCGTATAAATTCCAACTACACCGCCGTTCAAAAA
- the mobB gene encoding MobB family relaxase, whose amino-acid sequence MYITISPQKIGGAFPKSCSGFVQYLEKENEGKNHTDLEYFFNQTHDQISAETVVREIDGNTAKLKNSEPKFYSITLNPSQNELKHLQSPDQLKEYTREVMKKYAECFNRQIEGRKVQVDDLKYFAKLETVRTYKGHDWKIKENQPYATRILELKNEMRRISHGESTGNLKVLQREMDQLEGAAPHQLNGKRIVQGTLKEGNQQHIHIIISRKDASNRYSLSPGSTYKASQVTMNGKIVHRGFDRDRFFQEAEKVFDKQFGYHRNFGDSYHSRKLWRQNPKSFLQQLSKLPTPEKKLAFSLMRASGFPNLPSIPTSKVQVALKTFKLLKRGLEISGKSSGIGI is encoded by the coding sequence ATGTATATCACCATTTCACCTCAGAAAATAGGCGGTGCCTTTCCCAAAAGCTGCAGCGGATTCGTCCAGTATCTCGAAAAGGAAAATGAAGGGAAAAATCACACAGACCTGGAATATTTTTTTAATCAGACCCATGATCAGATAAGCGCCGAAACCGTTGTCCGTGAAATTGATGGGAATACCGCAAAACTTAAAAATTCGGAACCGAAATTTTATTCCATAACGCTCAACCCTAGTCAAAATGAACTGAAACACCTGCAGTCACCAGACCAGCTAAAAGAATATACCAGGGAAGTCATGAAAAAGTATGCAGAATGTTTCAATCGCCAAATAGAGGGTAGAAAAGTGCAGGTAGATGATCTGAAGTATTTTGCCAAATTGGAAACAGTACGTACCTATAAAGGTCATGACTGGAAAATAAAAGAAAACCAACCTTATGCCACCCGAATTTTAGAGCTTAAGAATGAGATGCGACGCATTAGCCACGGGGAAAGTACCGGGAACCTGAAGGTGCTCCAACGAGAGATGGATCAGTTGGAAGGGGCAGCGCCCCACCAGTTAAATGGAAAGCGTATCGTTCAGGGAACACTCAAAGAAGGTAATCAACAACATATTCATATTATCATTAGTCGGAAGGATGCCTCTAATCGCTACAGCCTCTCTCCGGGGAGTACCTACAAAGCCTCTCAGGTAACGATGAATGGGAAAATAGTCCATCGAGGATTTGATAGGGATCGCTTCTTTCAGGAAGCAGAAAAAGTATTCGATAAACAATTTGGATATCACAGGAACTTTGGAGATTCCTACCACAGTAGAAAACTATGGCGTCAAAACCCAAAAAGTTTTCTCCAGCAATTATCAAAACTGCCCACCCCGGAAAAAAAACTGGCCTTTAGCCTTATGCGAGCCAGTGGCTTTCCTAACCTGCCATCCATCCCTACCAGTAAAGTACAAGTAGCCCTGAAGACCTTTAAGCTTCTGAAAAGAGGTTTGGAAATCTCCGGAAAATCATCGGGAATAGGAATTTAA
- a CDS encoding BfmA/BtgA family mobilization protein, with the protein MDRSYRKEPFETFKIKASVGKRFRKYARQLGCSQSETLLLMLEFFERNKLSPQEQLGPHMQTLEQNLKKRIDALVAIIRSIEKSQTKPTALMLQSLFEETHSESEPKFREKKIIDNT; encoded by the coding sequence ATGGATAGGTCATACCGTAAAGAGCCCTTTGAAACCTTTAAGATCAAAGCCTCAGTAGGGAAAAGATTTCGAAAATATGCCAGGCAACTGGGATGCTCTCAGTCTGAAACGCTACTGCTGATGCTTGAATTTTTTGAACGGAATAAGCTTTCTCCACAAGAACAACTGGGGCCGCATATGCAGACACTGGAACAAAACCTGAAAAAACGAATAGATGCTTTAGTGGCTATTATTCGCAGTATTGAAAAAAGCCAGACAAAACCAACAGCGCTTATGTTGCAATCATTATTTGAAGAAACCCATTCCGAATCAGAACCAAAATTCCGTGAAAAGAAAATTATCGATAATACCTAA
- a CDS encoding JAB domain-containing protein, whose protein sequence is MKTKVNEISIRYREKLSMKEAPKITSSQSASDLFYQNWDIDQLYLQESFKVMLLNNANRVKGIFEVSKGGITGTLVDVRIIFGVALKSMTTAMILAHNHPSGTLKPSMPDRTLTVKIQKAAEFLDIKLLDHLIISPYSEYFSFADEGIL, encoded by the coding sequence ATGAAAACCAAAGTTAATGAAATTTCTATTCGATACCGTGAGAAATTGTCCATGAAAGAGGCCCCGAAAATTACGTCCTCGCAATCCGCCTCCGATTTGTTTTACCAGAATTGGGATATTGATCAGCTATACTTACAGGAATCTTTTAAGGTAATGCTCCTCAATAACGCCAATCGGGTAAAAGGCATTTTTGAAGTCTCCAAAGGAGGAATTACCGGTACCCTGGTGGATGTCAGAATCATTTTTGGTGTTGCACTTAAATCCATGACGACCGCTATGATCCTGGCTCATAACCATCCTTCCGGCACTTTAAAACCCAGTATGCCCGATCGCACGTTAACTGTGAAAATTCAAAAAGCTGCCGAGTTTCTGGATATTAAACTCCTCGATCACCTGATTATTTCTCCCTACAGCGAGTATTTCTCCTTCGCAGATGAAGGAATACTGTAA
- a CDS encoding single-stranded DNA-binding protein, which translates to MSTLRNNVQLIGNVGNTPEIKNLESGKKVVNFSLATNDFYRNSKGEKMQDTQWHNLVAWGKTAEIVEKYVSKGKEIAIDGKLTSRSYEAEDGTIKYVTEIVVSEILLLGGNSAAE; encoded by the coding sequence ATGAGTACGCTTAGAAACAATGTTCAGTTAATTGGGAATGTAGGAAACACCCCGGAAATTAAAAACCTTGAAAGTGGAAAGAAAGTGGTCAACTTTTCTTTGGCTACCAATGATTTTTATCGAAACTCCAAAGGAGAAAAAATGCAGGATACCCAGTGGCATAACCTCGTGGCATGGGGCAAAACCGCAGAGATCGTAGAGAAATATGTGAGTAAAGGTAAGGAAATTGCCATCGATGGAAAATTGACTTCCCGATCCTATGAGGCCGAAGATGGAACCATTAAATATGTGACTGAAATCGTGGTTAGTGAAATCCTGTTGTTAGGAGGAAATTCCGCTGCGGAATAG
- a CDS encoding DUF4138 domain-containing protein: MNNKLQIMVWVVVQLALGWIPLQAQETRISDTLYANDQNQVALFFPFPIRQAITGNSQAIFTYNKDRLQHFGLLQALEGTETNLLVIDQQNLIYSYYVKYKTQLPQYLHFFRSKDAVGSAIPLDQKRDSLPAREDTANWKSVAEGFLKSTNGRLRSSQKAGIVLRTSSMILHEERFFCILEIENKSAISYQPDRLFVSRMTRKQGKRESSQNIPLKILETYSFPDTVAAGDNKRFIIILPKFTIPSNYKLQLSLFEKNGSREVRLNLYPRHFKKVLPQ; the protein is encoded by the coding sequence ATGAATAATAAACTTCAAATTATGGTATGGGTAGTCGTACAGCTGGCCTTAGGGTGGATTCCACTTCAGGCCCAGGAAACGCGAATCTCAGACACCCTGTATGCGAATGATCAAAACCAGGTGGCACTATTTTTTCCCTTCCCGATACGACAGGCGATAACTGGAAATTCACAGGCGATCTTTACCTATAATAAGGATCGGTTACAACATTTTGGTTTGCTCCAGGCCCTGGAGGGGACAGAAACAAACCTGCTGGTGATAGATCAGCAGAACCTGATCTATTCTTACTATGTGAAATATAAAACTCAGCTTCCACAATACTTGCATTTTTTTCGCTCCAAAGATGCTGTTGGCTCAGCTATTCCCCTGGATCAGAAGCGTGATTCATTACCTGCCAGGGAAGATACTGCCAACTGGAAATCGGTTGCTGAAGGATTTTTAAAAAGCACGAACGGCAGGCTGCGTAGCAGCCAGAAAGCTGGTATTGTTCTTAGAACCTCCTCCATGATCTTGCACGAGGAAAGGTTCTTTTGTATTCTTGAAATAGAAAATAAATCGGCGATCAGCTACCAACCGGATCGCCTATTTGTGAGCCGTATGACCAGGAAGCAGGGAAAACGGGAATCTTCCCAAAACATCCCTTTAAAAATTTTGGAAACCTATTCGTTTCCGGATACAGTAGCGGCGGGGGACAACAAGCGGTTCATTATCATACTACCAAAATTTACCATCCCATCAAATTATAAACTCCAACTCAGCCTCTTTGAAAAGAACGGATCCCGGGAAGTGAGACTCAATTTGTATCCTAGGCATTTTAAAAAGGTTTTGCCTCAATAG
- the traM gene encoding conjugative transposon protein TraM, with amino-acid sequence MKIDKKKVVFGSVLVCILAFIIAYYLMMFASDQDSDKNLDSNPQVPGVQEPDRTYQSRIQAVNDLEARKPLTAPSLYEDINIDSLPEAEERDKSMDSLSWTMKSWSFNTEQQRDSVPVTSDGMDKNLLKDSIKVGPDVSSEVLALVQEGFFAINHANMPGSNPDKAIRVFVDGDHIVRENSRVRMRLDTAMVIQGTWYERLTPIYAFVRFGPNRVFLNIEYIQHHPVTLQAYDLADGNKGIYTENNFRADLSRQILDDAIDEINIPSLPQVNGISRLFRKSNRQVKVSIPSQYTLLLKRDLKNQSYE; translated from the coding sequence ATGAAAATAGACAAAAAGAAAGTGGTTTTTGGATCTGTGCTGGTCTGTATACTCGCTTTTATCATCGCTTATTACCTGATGATGTTTGCCAGTGATCAGGATTCAGACAAGAACCTGGATTCTAATCCGCAGGTTCCAGGAGTTCAGGAGCCTGACAGAACATATCAATCCCGGATTCAAGCGGTTAATGATTTGGAAGCGCGCAAACCGCTGACCGCACCGAGCCTGTACGAAGACATAAATATCGACTCCCTGCCGGAAGCCGAGGAGCGTGACAAGTCTATGGATAGTCTTTCCTGGACCATGAAGTCCTGGTCATTTAATACCGAACAACAGCGAGATTCTGTGCCTGTAACCTCGGATGGTATGGATAAGAATCTTTTAAAGGATTCTATAAAAGTTGGACCCGATGTGTCATCCGAGGTATTGGCACTGGTTCAGGAAGGCTTTTTTGCGATAAACCATGCAAATATGCCTGGTTCTAATCCTGACAAGGCGATACGAGTATTTGTTGATGGCGATCATATAGTACGAGAAAATTCACGGGTACGGATGCGGTTGGATACCGCCATGGTGATTCAAGGGACATGGTACGAAAGGCTTACTCCCATTTATGCCTTTGTTCGCTTCGGGCCGAACCGCGTGTTCCTGAACATTGAATATATCCAGCATCACCCCGTCACTTTGCAGGCCTATGATCTGGCAGATGGTAATAAAGGGATATATACCGAAAACAATTTTAGGGCCGATCTTTCTCGACAAATACTGGACGATGCCATTGATGAAATTAATATTCCCAGTCTCCCACAAGTCAATGGGATAAGTAGGTTGTTCCGAAAAAGTAATCGCCAGGTCAAAGTGAGTATTCCAAGTCAGTATACACTTCTGTTAAAACGCGATCTTAAAAATCAATCTTATGAATAA
- a CDS encoding conjugal transfer protein TraK yields the protein MAEKTSIYRNIYQVLGLNRMISISVSIGAFCACMFSSYLVYKMHREVVEHAFAINTSGEVIPLAWKLRRDNLEVEAKAHLQLFHQYFYGLSPGNYEQNLEKALWLGNSSVDNVYRQKKSDGVYNRIIQYALVQEIDTIYSEVSLDTLPYPFRTRMVFRINRGSVEDTYELITTGKLLPVERQFPKNTHGLLITDFFEKRLRKLNP from the coding sequence ATGGCTGAAAAGACATCAATTTATCGAAATATCTACCAGGTTTTAGGACTCAATAGAATGATTAGTATCAGTGTGAGCATCGGAGCATTTTGTGCCTGTATGTTTTCCTCTTATCTCGTCTATAAAATGCATCGTGAGGTGGTAGAACATGCATTTGCCATCAATACCAGTGGAGAAGTGATTCCCCTGGCCTGGAAACTTCGCAGGGATAACCTGGAAGTGGAAGCCAAGGCACACCTGCAACTGTTTCATCAGTACTTCTATGGTTTGTCTCCCGGTAATTATGAACAAAATCTGGAGAAGGCGCTCTGGTTGGGGAATAGCTCGGTGGATAATGTATATCGACAAAAAAAATCGGATGGGGTCTATAATCGAATCATCCAATACGCACTCGTACAGGAGATCGATACAATTTATTCGGAAGTGAGTCTGGATACTCTGCCTTATCCATTCCGAACCCGTATGGTTTTTCGAATCAATAGGGGGAGTGTGGAAGATACGTATGAACTGATTACCACAGGAAAATTACTTCCAGTAGAACGACAGTTCCCGAAAAATACCCATGGCTTATTAATCACGGACTTTTTTGAAAAGCGTCTTCGAAAACTGAATCCCTAA
- a CDS encoding conjugal transfer protein, which produces MGIFLLIGSYRASAQGMPVYDNTNFISLAKQLIESAKQTSQLLKTVQFLKQQKENIEKVNAVIKQLKAVRQLTQNHEKLYNRIHQDVRSLLNSPYIRPDEFDRISGSFDAMIDLSLKDLEFIDQILSSDLLRMTDTERATLLLEKTKQSDLLLYQVEQQIQRYRDIISFRQMQEQLNTRSSGW; this is translated from the coding sequence ATGGGTATCTTCTTACTGATAGGTTCCTATAGGGCATCCGCACAGGGAATGCCAGTATATGACAATACCAATTTTATCAGCCTGGCCAAACAGCTGATTGAATCCGCTAAACAAACTTCGCAATTATTGAAGACAGTACAATTCCTTAAGCAGCAAAAGGAAAATATAGAGAAAGTGAATGCTGTGATCAAACAGCTGAAAGCCGTTCGTCAACTGACACAAAACCATGAAAAACTCTATAATCGGATACATCAGGATGTCAGAAGTTTATTGAATTCTCCCTATATACGACCGGACGAGTTTGACAGAATCTCAGGTTCCTTTGATGCCATGATAGACCTTTCTCTCAAGGATCTGGAGTTTATCGACCAAATCCTGTCGAGCGATCTCTTGCGAATGACCGATACGGAACGAGCGACCCTTTTACTAGAAAAAACGAAGCAATCCGATCTGTTACTATACCAGGTAGAGCAGCAAATTCAGCGCTATCGCGATATTATCAGTTTTCGACAAATGCAGGAGCAATTGAATACCAGGAGCTCTGGATGGTAG
- a CDS encoding TraG family conjugative transposon ATPase: MKRINLYSFPPLADVSGNHAFISNGNMILGYKVVLPEVFSLSEKDYESLHATWFRAFKNLPAHTVIHKQDIYLKTAFDAENLPDTSFLEKATRNHFCGRQYLGHQCFLFFCWPANRSFHKARFINPFTQAKKKTVHAENEKLRRFSQAIQECVNFLNQDRNLQLFPLEEAKIQNLTGQYFNGYNADIDTDVILGDHSIRIGKNYWDVMALQHETAFLEEVQTSRPASRFTSDEFSFHQGFIDGIGLELYENHMVNQILVMDDNTRWRKQLEKKRETLKKSAGFGTQNLVVLEKIEAVLQAMNQDEQARIVRGQLNILYWDQDPARLSSIAGEIKTCCKQLDIRPYAPQGEARKQYFLNTYFGFTSNFTDEDLYVSDLKHALCIWLHSANYKSDDHGIIINDRQFNIPVIKDVWDERKKRIKARNFAIFAPTGEGKSFLANSILRQFFEQGVRLVIIDLGGSYTKFAGLYADASVVLRYQPGQSLGINPFYLPVGAVPTAEHLEELAIFLFELTSPGVAVKKEENVALKKMLQVYYTTTACGYDLQGFYNFIDKEQDLILQKAGIKPEYFEVARFLHILSEYVGDGIYGYLFRDQGEHTYRMEDKRLIIFELDEVKDNQEILSVMLKLIKSAIQRSIWRNRVEKGIILFDEFAKQLKFSNVLESVEFYYQAIRKQNGAIGIVLQSINQLPENSTAASILENTQVIYSLRNEKGYDDLVSRLKLSAHDLNQLKSITNNLSGSQKYTEVFIKIGKQSNVYRLEVPAEAYAAYLTDGPENETILKLFKASGNMESAIRNYLTQKKSR, translated from the coding sequence ATGAAAAGAATAAATTTATATAGTTTTCCACCCCTTGCAGATGTCTCAGGGAACCATGCCTTTATTAGTAACGGCAACATGATTCTGGGTTATAAGGTAGTACTGCCCGAGGTGTTTTCACTCTCGGAAAAAGACTATGAATCTCTCCATGCAACCTGGTTCCGGGCTTTTAAAAACCTACCTGCACATACCGTCATACATAAGCAGGACATCTACCTGAAAACAGCATTTGATGCGGAAAACCTTCCTGATACATCCTTCCTGGAAAAAGCTACACGTAATCATTTTTGCGGAAGACAATACCTTGGTCACCAATGTTTTCTATTCTTTTGCTGGCCGGCTAATAGAAGCTTTCATAAAGCACGATTTATAAACCCTTTTACTCAGGCAAAGAAAAAGACTGTCCATGCGGAAAACGAGAAACTTCGTCGTTTTTCCCAGGCTATTCAGGAGTGTGTGAATTTTTTAAATCAGGATCGAAATCTGCAATTATTTCCATTAGAGGAAGCGAAGATTCAAAACCTGACCGGTCAATACTTTAACGGTTATAACGCAGATATTGATACGGACGTGATCCTGGGGGATCATTCCATCCGGATAGGGAAGAACTATTGGGATGTAATGGCACTGCAACATGAAACAGCCTTTCTCGAGGAAGTGCAGACAAGTCGGCCGGCCAGCAGGTTTACTTCTGATGAATTTAGTTTCCATCAGGGATTTATTGATGGGATTGGGCTGGAGTTGTATGAAAATCATATGGTCAACCAGATACTGGTGATGGATGATAATACCCGTTGGAGAAAACAACTGGAAAAGAAGCGTGAAACGCTGAAAAAAAGTGCCGGCTTTGGAACGCAGAATCTGGTAGTACTGGAAAAAATTGAAGCTGTATTACAGGCGATGAACCAGGATGAACAGGCGCGGATTGTTCGGGGCCAGCTGAATATTCTCTACTGGGATCAGGATCCTGCCAGGTTATCTAGTATTGCCGGTGAGATTAAGACCTGTTGCAAACAACTGGATATTCGTCCGTATGCGCCGCAGGGAGAAGCCAGGAAACAGTATTTTCTCAACACGTACTTTGGATTTACTTCTAATTTCACCGATGAAGATCTCTATGTATCCGACCTGAAACATGCCTTATGTATTTGGTTGCATAGTGCTAATTATAAATCGGATGACCATGGAATCATTATTAACGACCGGCAATTTAATATTCCGGTTATTAAGGATGTATGGGATGAACGTAAAAAGAGAATAAAGGCGCGCAATTTTGCCATTTTCGCTCCTACCGGTGAAGGAAAATCCTTCCTGGCCAATAGTATTTTACGACAGTTCTTTGAACAGGGTGTACGGCTGGTCATTATTGATCTTGGAGGTTCCTACACAAAATTTGCCGGTTTATATGCGGATGCATCTGTTGTATTAAGATATCAGCCGGGACAATCCCTAGGTATAAATCCCTTTTATCTGCCCGTGGGTGCCGTTCCTACTGCAGAACACCTGGAAGAATTGGCCATTTTTCTTTTTGAACTGACTTCGCCGGGTGTAGCGGTAAAAAAGGAAGAAAACGTAGCCCTCAAAAAAATGCTCCAGGTCTATTATACAACTACTGCCTGCGGGTATGACCTACAAGGGTTCTATAATTTTATTGACAAAGAGCAGGATCTCATACTGCAAAAAGCCGGAATAAAACCGGAATATTTTGAGGTAGCCCGATTTCTTCACATTCTCTCGGAATATGTCGGAGATGGAATCTATGGCTACCTGTTCCGGGATCAGGGTGAACATACCTACCGCATGGAAGACAAGCGCCTGATCATTTTTGAACTGGATGAGGTAAAAGATAATCAGGAAATTCTATCGGTTATGCTGAAGCTTATAAAATCAGCAATCCAACGTTCCATCTGGCGTAACAGGGTTGAGAAAGGGATCATCCTATTTGACGAGTTTGCCAAGCAATTAAAATTTTCCAATGTATTGGAAAGCGTAGAATTTTATTACCAGGCGATCCGTAAGCAAAATGGAGCCATAGGCATTGTCCTGCAATCGATAAACCAGCTTCCGGAAAATAGCACGGCGGCAAGTATTCTTGAAAACACCCAGGTGATTTACAGCCTGCGGAATGAAAAAGGCTATGACGACTTGGTTTCCAGGTTGAAACTCTCCGCGCATGACCTGAACCAGTTAAAGTCCATCACGAATAACCTTAGTGGCTCCCAGAAATATACCGAAGTATTTATCAAAATAGGGAAACAGAGCAATGTCTATAGGCTGGAAGTGCCGGCGGAGGCATATGCGGCTTACCTCACAGACGGTCCCGAAAATGAGACTATCCTAAAATTATTCAAGGCTTCCGGGAATATGGAATCTGCTATACGGAATTACCTAACTCAAAAAAAATCACGATGA
- a CDS encoding ATPase yields the protein MENRSSIREGGVEYSLGHFDGRFMQYDFNKMLIYLDAKGKLLFGKKFCIHKSDRPIIKRLCAYIIGDKHSCKVYEIDLEKGIMLTGPVGCGKTSLMKLIPHLVPSRPAYELISTRNVVFSFQHLGYKTIEDYGDSGTFCFDDLGAEPIGRFYGENCNVLGEVLLSRYELFRTTKGRIKTHATTNLNADELEDLYGNRVRSRMRELFNLIDFDKNACDKRT from the coding sequence ATGGAGAACCGCTCTAGCATACGGGAGGGGGGCGTGGAATACAGCCTCGGACATTTCGATGGCCGGTTTATGCAGTATGATTTTAATAAGATGCTGATTTACCTGGACGCCAAAGGTAAATTACTCTTTGGAAAAAAATTCTGTATTCATAAATCTGACAGACCGATCATCAAAAGGTTATGTGCCTATATCATTGGAGATAAACATAGTTGTAAAGTTTATGAAATCGACCTTGAGAAAGGGATCATGCTTACCGGCCCGGTCGGGTGCGGGAAGACCAGTCTGATGAAATTGATACCTCACTTAGTTCCTTCGAGACCAGCTTATGAGTTGATTTCTACGCGTAACGTGGTATTTAGTTTTCAACACCTGGGGTATAAAACCATTGAAGATTATGGGGACAGTGGGACCTTTTGTTTTGACGATCTCGGGGCGGAGCCCATTGGCCGTTTTTATGGAGAAAATTGTAATGTACTAGGGGAAGTCCTGTTGTCACGATATGAACTTTTTCGAACTACCAAAGGAAGAATCAAAACGCATGCAACGACCAATCTGAATGCCGACGAACTGGAGGATCTGTACGGAAACCGGGTCAGAAGCCGTATGCGGGAATTATTTAATCTGATCGATTTTGATAAAAATGCATGCGACAAAAGAACATGA
- a CDS encoding helix-turn-helix domain-containing protein: MPTSIITTDDLREFKIELLEEIKSLMEKQSEGTLKKYLKSADVMEYLQVSPGTLQNLRNNGTLPYTKIGGIIYYETAAILRVMDQNKVQHNIGFGR, translated from the coding sequence ATGCCAACAAGTATTATTACAACCGATGATCTTCGAGAGTTTAAAATCGAACTGCTGGAAGAAATTAAATCCTTAATGGAAAAACAATCCGAAGGTACACTGAAAAAGTACCTGAAGTCCGCTGATGTTATGGAATACCTCCAGGTCAGCCCTGGTACCCTGCAAAACCTTCGCAATAACGGAACCTTGCCGTATACCAAAATCGGTGGAATTATTTATTACGAAACCGCAGCTATTCTTAGGGTAATGGATCAGAATAAGGTCCAGCACAACATCGGTTTTGGAAGATGA